The proteins below are encoded in one region of Qipengyuania sp. HL-TH1:
- a CDS encoding DASS family sodium-coupled anion symporter, producing MAARHIGLLVGAAALLASIFLPTPAGMQREAFIVAGLVVLMAAWWMTEALPLTATALMPFIVLPFAGVMSAKETASAYYSDILFLLLGGGFIALAIERTGLHRRLALGILSLLGGRGGQAGLLLAFMIAAAILSMLISNTSTTLIMMPMAMAVLAGGGVLAGDGDGLAGALPMGIAFAASIGGLGTLVGSPTNAISVGLLDTMIGTQISFAEWSFYGFPIVLLGVPLAAFLVARVQRVSAHPFDVAAARAAVANEQPMGSAERRLMIVVALTFAAWMTRLVLGPYLPEGSWTDGTIAIIASLALFLLPDGTGRPLLVWEEANRAPWGVIMMFGGGLALAAGMSASGLADWLGYALLPLEAFPLVFVALAVVAMVVLITEFASNVATATGIIPVIATLVVALGVDPILLAMPAALAASWGFMLPAGTGPNAIAWSTGHIRIDRMVKAGLLLDIAGIFMIVGVVWGMAALI from the coding sequence ATGGCGGCCAGACATATCGGATTGCTGGTGGGCGCTGCGGCGCTGCTGGCCAGCATTTTCCTGCCCACACCCGCGGGCATGCAGCGCGAGGCATTCATCGTCGCCGGGCTGGTGGTGCTGATGGCCGCCTGGTGGATGACCGAGGCGCTGCCGCTGACCGCGACCGCGCTGATGCCGTTCATCGTGCTGCCCTTTGCCGGGGTGATGAGCGCCAAGGAAACCGCCAGCGCCTATTATTCCGACATCCTGTTCCTGCTGCTGGGCGGCGGCTTCATCGCGCTGGCGATCGAACGCACCGGCCTGCACCGGCGGCTTGCGCTGGGGATCCTCAGCCTGCTTGGCGGGCGCGGCGGACAGGCCGGCCTGCTGCTGGCCTTCATGATCGCCGCCGCGATCCTGTCGATGCTGATTTCGAACACTTCCACCACCCTCATCATGATGCCCATGGCGATGGCCGTCCTCGCGGGTGGCGGGGTGCTGGCCGGGGACGGCGACGGGCTGGCGGGCGCCTTGCCCATGGGGATCGCGTTTGCGGCCAGCATCGGCGGGCTCGGCACGCTGGTCGGATCGCCGACCAATGCGATTTCGGTGGGGCTGCTGGACACGATGATCGGCACGCAGATCAGCTTTGCCGAATGGTCGTTCTACGGCTTTCCCATCGTGTTGCTCGGCGTTCCGCTCGCGGCTTTCCTCGTCGCGCGGGTCCAGCGCGTCTCGGCGCATCCCTTCGATGTCGCTGCGGCGCGCGCAGCGGTGGCCAATGAACAGCCGATGGGGTCCGCCGAACGGCGGCTGATGATCGTCGTCGCGCTGACCTTTGCCGCGTGGATGACGCGGCTGGTACTGGGACCCTACCTGCCGGAAGGGTCGTGGACCGATGGCACCATCGCCATTATCGCCAGTCTGGCGCTGTTCCTGTTGCCCGATGGCACCGGGCGGCCGCTGCTGGTGTGGGAAGAGGCCAACCGCGCGCCGTGGGGCGTCATCATGATGTTCGGCGGCGGGCTGGCGCTGGCAGCCGGTATGAGCGCGAGCGGGCTGGCCGACTGGCTGGGCTATGCGCTGCTTCCGCTCGAGGCCTTTCCGCTCGTATTCGTCGCGCTTGCCGTGGTCGCCATGGTGGTGCTGATCACCGAGTTTGCCAGCAATGTCGCCACCGCCACCGGGATCATCCCGGTAATCGCCACGCTGGTGGTGGCGCTGGGCGTCGATCCGATCCTGCTCGCAATGCCCGCCGCGCTTGCGGCGAGCTGGGGGTTCATGCTGCCCGCCGGCACCGGCCCCAATGCCATCGCCTGGTCGACCGGGCACATCCGCATCGACCGCATGGTCAAGGCCGGGCTGCTGCTCGACATCGCCGGCATATTCATGATCGTCGGCGTGGTGTGGGGCATGGCGGCGCTGATCTAG
- a CDS encoding SDR family NAD(P)-dependent oxidoreductase: MTERVFLVIGAGAGIGGHAAARFSRGGYHAVLARRSDDAGLARLVHAIEEDGGKATGTLLDAAADGSIEELVDRVERDIGPIHTVLYNLGAQIGNRTLGDTPHRTFELGWRLGCFGLFRLAHAVTPLMVARGSGTILVTSATAAVRGNAGQHSHAAAMGGRRMLCQTLNAEFAPQGVHIAHVVVDGSVDAPDTLGKLLGERFEAYKAAKGEDGVIDPGALAETYWHLAHQPRNCWTHEVDVRPFTDAPWWNDNPIPAIDTKSK, translated from the coding sequence ATGACGGAGAGGGTATTCCTGGTAATCGGCGCGGGCGCGGGGATCGGCGGCCATGCGGCCGCGCGCTTCTCCCGCGGGGGCTACCACGCGGTGCTGGCGCGGCGTTCCGACGACGCGGGGCTGGCCAGGCTGGTCCACGCGATCGAGGAAGACGGCGGCAAGGCCACGGGCACGCTGCTCGACGCGGCGGCGGATGGATCGATCGAGGAACTGGTCGACCGCGTCGAGCGCGACATCGGGCCGATCCACACCGTGCTCTACAACCTCGGCGCGCAGATCGGGAACCGCACGCTCGGCGACACCCCGCATCGGACCTTCGAACTGGGCTGGCGGCTGGGCTGCTTCGGCCTGTTCCGGCTGGCACATGCGGTGACCCCGCTGATGGTCGCGCGCGGGAGCGGCACCATCCTCGTCACTTCGGCCACCGCCGCCGTACGCGGCAATGCCGGACAGCACAGCCACGCCGCAGCGATGGGCGGACGCCGGATGCTGTGCCAGACGCTCAATGCCGAATTCGCCCCGCAGGGTGTGCATATCGCGCATGTGGTGGTCGATGGATCGGTCGATGCGCCCGATACGCTGGGCAAGCTGCTCGGCGAGAGGTTCGAGGCCTACAAGGCGGCGAAAGGCGAAGACGGGGTGATCGATCCGGGCGCGCTTGCCGAAACCTATTGGCACCTCGCGCACCAGCCGCGCAATTGCTGGACCCACGAAGTGGATGTCCGACCGTTTACTGATGCCCCGTGGTGGAACGACAATCCAATTCCGGCGATCGATACCAAATCGAAATAG
- a CDS encoding energy transducer TonB: MERTGISAEERTGLAVAVVLHLALFAMLIVQGLFPAPVIDPPQRMTVSLAEDVGMEATAPDPVTESRASTAPTLDINPAPAPAQELPVPPQVTRPTPPKVQSPVPSPNVRADTSLRRRPDPPRTQSPAQRSEAQPQRSQSQPQSSQRSGGSRLSDNFLEGSGSSTTTDETRVPASQIGASAKASLFQAVARQLRPHWRPVDGADREKLVSRIRFRLNPDGTLAGAPSLVGQRGETEANRAQAPRHAENAIRAVQLAAPFDLPPEYYEAWKTVTVDFDWNLSR; this comes from the coding sequence ATGGAGAGGACAGGCATCAGCGCAGAGGAACGGACCGGACTGGCGGTCGCGGTTGTGCTGCACCTCGCGCTGTTTGCGATGCTGATCGTGCAGGGCCTGTTCCCCGCCCCCGTGATCGACCCGCCGCAGCGGATGACGGTGAGCCTCGCCGAGGACGTCGGGATGGAAGCCACCGCACCCGATCCGGTCACCGAAAGCCGCGCTTCGACCGCGCCGACGCTCGACATCAATCCAGCGCCTGCGCCTGCACAAGAACTGCCGGTCCCGCCGCAGGTCACGCGCCCGACACCGCCGAAGGTGCAATCGCCCGTTCCCTCGCCCAATGTCCGTGCCGATACCAGTCTGCGGCGGCGCCCCGATCCGCCGCGCACGCAGAGCCCGGCGCAGCGTAGCGAAGCGCAGCCACAGCGCAGCCAGAGCCAGCCGCAAAGCAGCCAGCGTAGTGGCGGTTCGCGGCTAAGCGACAATTTCCTCGAAGGTTCGGGAAGCAGCACGACGACCGATGAAACGCGCGTTCCCGCATCGCAAATCGGTGCCAGTGCCAAAGCATCGCTGTTCCAGGCCGTCGCCCGTCAATTGCGTCCGCATTGGCGCCCGGTAGACGGCGCGGATCGCGAGAAGCTGGTGTCGAGGATCCGCTTCCGGCTCAATCCGGACGGGACACTGGCCGGGGCGCCAAGCCTGGTCGGCCAGCGCGGCGAAACCGAAGCCAATCGCGCGCAGGCGCCGCGCCATGCGGAAAATGCTATCAGGGCGGTTCAACTCGCCGCCCCTTTCGACCTCCCGCCCGAATATTACGAGGCGTGGAAGACCGTAACCGTTGATTTCGACTGGAACCTGTCCCGATGA
- the tolQ gene encoding protein TolQ — protein MSSLTLLAAVAPTRLDPIRLFLDADIVVQLVMVGLLLASIWVWMIIVSFSLRMRKLRSRTIAYEGEFWEADSFDRLTSERGHKDIPAARVAQAAVAEYRRSTKNPVRDPEALRGRIATAMDSQIALEADDIAERLNFLATVGSVAPFVGLFGTVWGIMNSFFQIGAQESSSLAVVAPGISEALFATAIGLFAAIPAVIAYNRFSHRVDRYEARLQRFADKLNATFSRQLETR, from the coding sequence ATGAGCTCGCTTACTCTCCTCGCCGCCGTGGCACCGACCCGGCTCGATCCGATCCGCCTGTTCCTCGACGCCGATATCGTCGTCCAGCTGGTCATGGTGGGCTTGCTGCTGGCCAGCATCTGGGTGTGGATGATCATCGTCAGTTTCAGCCTGCGGATGCGCAAGCTGCGCAGCCGGACGATCGCTTATGAAGGCGAGTTCTGGGAAGCCGACAGCTTCGACCGGCTGACTTCCGAGCGCGGCCACAAGGACATTCCCGCCGCCCGCGTCGCGCAGGCGGCGGTGGCGGAATACCGCCGTTCGACCAAGAATCCGGTCCGCGATCCCGAAGCCCTGCGCGGACGCATTGCGACTGCCATGGACAGCCAGATCGCACTGGAAGCCGATGACATTGCCGAACGGCTGAACTTTCTTGCCACTGTCGGGTCGGTTGCGCCCTTTGTGGGGCTGTTCGGTACCGTCTGGGGGATCATGAACAGCTTCTTCCAGATCGGTGCGCAGGAAAGCTCCTCGCTCGCCGTGGTCGCGCCCGGGATTTCCGAAGCGCTGTTCGCCACCGCGATCGGCCTTTTCGCGGCGATCCCCGCCGTGATCGCCTACAACCGCTTCAGCCACCGCGTCGATCGCTACGAGGCGCGCCTCCAGCGGTTTGCCGACAAGCTGAATGCGACTTTCAGCCGCCAGCTGGAAACGCGCTGA
- a CDS encoding J domain-containing protein — protein MAKPRRSNDWGFPRWRGYGSSREATTVRLCDRHGCEEPGACPAPKAPNSPERWMFCQKHAAEYNQKWDYFEGLDKAEKEARTTAERSENAGYAEAQHYGWSGSGDGSRSADEMRALDVLELESDAEFVAIKKAWRDKAKTVHPDVKPGDKEAAAEFQKLQLAYEVLKAAEERREWKG, from the coding sequence ATGGCTAAGCCGCGCCGCTCCAACGACTGGGGCTTCCCGCGCTGGCGGGGCTATGGCTCGTCGCGTGAGGCGACGACCGTGCGCCTGTGCGATCGGCACGGCTGCGAAGAGCCGGGGGCATGCCCCGCGCCCAAGGCCCCGAACAGTCCCGAACGCTGGATGTTCTGTCAGAAGCACGCGGCCGAATACAATCAGAAGTGGGACTATTTCGAAGGCCTCGACAAGGCCGAGAAGGAAGCCCGCACCACTGCCGAACGCAGCGAGAATGCGGGCTATGCCGAAGCCCAGCATTATGGCTGGAGCGGGAGCGGCGACGGATCGCGCAGCGCCGACGAAATGCGCGCGCTCGACGTGCTCGAACTTGAATCGGACGCCGAATTCGTCGCGATCAAGAAGGCCTGGCGCGACAAGGCGAAGACCGTCCATCCCGACGTCAAACCGGGCGACAAGGAAGCCGCGGCCGAATTCCAGAAGCTGCAGCTGGCCTATGAAGTGCTCAAGGCGGCCGAAGAACGCCGCGAGTGGAAGGGCTAG
- the pdeM gene encoding ligase-associated DNA damage response endonuclease PdeM has product MVPLSFAGEEWLLTEGRALYWPRERALLVADLHLEKGSFFARHGQLIPPYDSRETLERVALAIRETGARRVITLGDNFHDSAGSTRLEEHAAGMLHALTRMVDWVWITGNHDPEMEARCGGTLAEELELGGLILRHRAMAGEIRPELSGHYHPRLQLKVRQRHIRRPCAVISANDGPGGKPGGRMILPAFGAFTGGMDAADPAILKALQPAQRIDAVVPARGQLARFNLWNRAA; this is encoded by the coding sequence ATGGTTCCCCTTTCGTTCGCAGGCGAGGAATGGCTCCTCACCGAAGGCCGCGCGCTGTACTGGCCGCGCGAGCGCGCGTTGCTGGTGGCCGACCTGCATCTGGAAAAAGGCAGTTTCTTCGCGCGGCACGGGCAGCTGATCCCGCCCTATGACAGCCGCGAAACGCTGGAGCGCGTGGCGCTGGCGATCCGCGAAACGGGCGCGCGGCGGGTCATCACGCTGGGCGACAATTTCCACGATTCGGCCGGATCGACCCGGCTCGAAGAGCATGCTGCGGGGATGCTCCACGCGCTGACCCGCATGGTCGACTGGGTCTGGATCACCGGCAATCACGATCCCGAAATGGAAGCCCGCTGCGGCGGCACGCTGGCGGAAGAACTCGAGCTCGGCGGACTGATCCTGCGCCACCGCGCCATGGCCGGCGAAATCCGCCCGGAACTGTCGGGCCACTACCACCCCCGCCTCCAGCTCAAGGTGCGCCAGCGACATATCCGCCGCCCCTGCGCAGTAATCAGCGCCAACGATGGCCCCGGCGGCAAGCCGGGCGGACGCATGATCCTGCCCGCCTTCGGCGCCTTTACCGGGGGGATGGATGCCGCCGATCCGGCGATCCTGAAGGCGCTCCAGCCAGCGCAGCGGATCGATGCAGTGGTCCCGGCCAGGGGCCAGCTGGCGCGCTTCAACCTGTGGAACCGCGCTGCCTGA
- a CDS encoding biopolymer transporter ExbD, whose amino-acid sequence MAMGLASARGPRRGRGGRRQPMSEINVTPFVDVMLVLLIIFMVTAPLLTAGVPIDLPDSRAAQLSNEQQQVTISIDQAGYVYIDDTEVPLGGLPQALESLPRMGRDGPDITLRADRALDYGRVMAVMGELNRAGLNRISLITNSAAPAVNTRSSDES is encoded by the coding sequence ATGGCTATGGGTCTGGCCTCTGCGCGGGGGCCCCGGCGCGGGCGCGGCGGGCGTCGCCAGCCGATGTCCGAGATCAACGTCACGCCCTTCGTCGATGTCATGCTGGTGCTGCTGATCATCTTCATGGTCACCGCGCCGCTGCTGACCGCGGGTGTGCCGATCGACCTGCCCGACAGCCGCGCTGCGCAATTGTCCAACGAGCAGCAGCAGGTCACGATCAGCATCGACCAGGCGGGGTATGTCTATATCGATGACACAGAGGTTCCGCTCGGCGGCCTGCCGCAGGCGCTCGAAAGCCTGCCGCGCATGGGCAGGGACGGGCCTGATATCACGCTGCGTGCTGACCGTGCGCTCGATTATGGCCGGGTCATGGCGGTGATGGGCGAATTGAACCGCGCCGGGCTCAATCGTATCTCGCTGATCACCAACAGCGCCGCCCCGGCGGTCAACACCCGTTCATCGGACGAATCGTAG
- a CDS encoding cystathionine gamma-synthase family protein — MSDHDIDPTSPRMAPKPEVTKIDGRELKPSTLMMGYGYDPVLSEGSLKPPIFLTSTFAFPSAADGKRHFEGITGKRPGGADGLVYSRFNAPNQEILEDRLSVWDGAEDALSFSSGMTAICVLMLAYASQNDVIVHSGPLYAASEGFVAKVLAKFGVTYVDFPAGATREEIDAVIEKAQAQADEQGGKVCMVYLESPGNPTNALVDIEAVRASVDAAQLDCPIAIDNTFLGPLWQRPLDQGADIVVYSLTKYVGGHSDLVAGSIAGAKKWMDPVRMLRNTMGGICDPNTAWMLMRSLETVELRMNRAGENAAKVCDFLARHPKVEGLGYLGMIKDARQQDIYDRHCKGAGSTFSLLLKGGEAECFRFLDSLKIAKLAVSLGGTETLASHPASMTHLSVAEGRRAELGISDNLVRISIGIEDADDLIADFTQALEAV; from the coding sequence ATGAGCGACCACGATATCGACCCGACCTCGCCGCGTATGGCGCCCAAGCCCGAAGTCACCAAGATCGACGGGCGCGAACTCAAGCCCAGCACGCTGATGATGGGTTATGGCTATGACCCCGTCTTGTCCGAAGGCAGCCTCAAGCCGCCGATCTTCCTCACCTCGACCTTTGCCTTCCCCAGTGCCGCCGACGGCAAGCGCCATTTCGAAGGCATTACGGGCAAGCGCCCGGGCGGCGCGGACGGCCTCGTCTATTCGCGCTTCAACGCCCCCAACCAGGAAATCCTCGAAGATCGGCTGTCGGTGTGGGACGGCGCCGAAGACGCGCTCAGCTTCTCCAGCGGGATGACCGCGATCTGCGTGCTGATGCTCGCCTATGCCAGCCAGAACGACGTGATCGTCCATTCGGGCCCGCTCTACGCCGCCTCCGAGGGCTTCGTCGCCAAGGTGCTCGCCAAGTTCGGCGTCACCTATGTCGACTTCCCCGCCGGTGCCACGCGCGAAGAGATCGACGCCGTGATCGAGAAGGCGCAGGCGCAGGCCGACGAGCAGGGCGGCAAGGTCTGCATGGTCTATCTCGAAAGCCCGGGTAACCCGACCAATGCGCTGGTCGACATCGAAGCGGTCCGCGCGTCGGTCGATGCGGCGCAGCTCGACTGCCCTATCGCGATCGACAACACCTTCCTCGGCCCGCTGTGGCAGCGCCCGCTCGACCAGGGCGCCGACATCGTCGTCTATTCGTTGACCAAATATGTCGGCGGCCATTCGGACCTCGTCGCGGGCAGCATCGCAGGGGCGAAGAAATGGATGGATCCGGTGCGTATGCTGCGCAACACCATGGGCGGCATCTGCGATCCGAACACCGCGTGGATGCTGATGCGCAGCCTCGAGACGGTCGAACTGCGGATGAACCGCGCGGGCGAGAACGCCGCCAAGGTCTGCGATTTCCTCGCCCGGCACCCCAAGGTCGAAGGGCTCGGCTATCTCGGCATGATCAAGGATGCGCGCCAGCAGGACATTTATGATCGTCACTGCAAGGGCGCAGGCAGCACCTTCTCGCTACTGCTCAAGGGCGGCGAGGCCGAATGCTTCCGCTTCCTCGACAGCCTCAAGATCGCCAAGCTGGCGGTCAGCCTCGGCGGGACCGAGACGCTCGCCAGCCACCCTGCTTCGATGACGCATCTCTCGGTTGCCGAAGGCCGGCGCGCCGAGCTGGGCATCTCGGACAACCTCGTGCGCATCAGCATCGGCATCGAAGACGCCGACGATCTGATCGCCGACTTCACGCAGGCACTGGAGGCGGTCTGA
- the infC gene encoding translation initiation factor IF-3, giving the protein MQMPVKSGPRYDNMINVPKVRVIDHEGENIGVMFTREAVEQANELGLNLVEVSPNADPPVCKFLDVGKHRYEAQKKANLARKTQKTQEIKEVKMRPNIDTHDYEVKMRNVVKFLENGDKVKCTLRFRGREMAHQQLGMDLLNRVRDDVEEIAKVEAFPRLEGRQMIMVLAPK; this is encoded by the coding sequence ATGCAAATGCCCGTGAAAAGCGGCCCGCGCTACGATAACATGATCAATGTGCCGAAAGTCCGTGTGATCGACCACGAAGGCGAAAACATCGGCGTTATGTTCACCCGCGAAGCGGTCGAGCAGGCCAATGAACTTGGTCTCAACCTCGTCGAAGTGTCCCCCAATGCGGACCCGCCGGTGTGCAAGTTCCTCGATGTCGGCAAGCACCGCTACGAGGCGCAGAAGAAAGCCAACCTCGCCCGCAAGACGCAGAAGACCCAGGAAATCAAAGAGGTCAAGATGCGCCCGAACATCGACACCCACGATTACGAGGTGAAGATGCGCAATGTCGTCAAGTTCCTCGAGAACGGCGACAAGGTGAAGTGCACGCTGCGGTTTCGCGGCCGCGAAATGGCGCACCAGCAGCTCGGCATGGATCTTCTCAACCGCGTCCGCGACGATGTCGAGGAAATCGCCAAGGTCGAAGCCTTCCCGCGCCTCGAAGGGCGCCAGATGATCATGGTGCTCGCGCCCAAGTAA
- the hemF gene encoding oxygen-dependent coproporphyrinogen oxidase, translated as MTDWTQQTETARIWFESLRDRICAEFEAIEREAGSDAGFQYDSWNREEEGNADPGGGTRGLMKGKVFEKVGVNVSTVRGNFAKEFAATINGASADSPGFTATGISLVAHMANPHVPAVHMNTRFLTTGKAWFGGGADLNPPIPYAEDTDEFHACFRAACAAHNPTYYERFKKWADDYFYIPHRGVHRGVGGIFYDHLECEDSAVDEGAAFDRNLAFTKDVGEAFLDIFPRLVRRRMDSAFTAQDKQTQLEWRGRYAEFNLVYDRGTLFGLKTGGNIDAILMSLPPEAVWS; from the coding sequence ATGACCGACTGGACCCAGCAGACCGAGACCGCCCGCATCTGGTTCGAAAGCCTGCGCGACCGTATCTGCGCCGAATTCGAAGCCATCGAGCGCGAGGCGGGCAGCGATGCCGGCTTCCAGTACGACAGCTGGAACCGCGAAGAGGAAGGCAATGCCGATCCCGGCGGCGGGACGCGCGGCTTGATGAAGGGCAAGGTGTTCGAAAAGGTCGGCGTTAACGTCTCGACCGTGCGCGGCAATTTCGCGAAGGAATTCGCCGCCACGATCAATGGCGCCAGCGCGGACAGCCCGGGCTTCACTGCCACCGGCATCAGCCTGGTCGCGCATATGGCCAATCCGCATGTGCCCGCCGTGCATATGAACACGCGATTCCTGACCACCGGCAAGGCGTGGTTCGGCGGCGGGGCCGATCTCAATCCGCCGATCCCCTATGCCGAGGACACGGACGAATTCCACGCCTGTTTCCGTGCGGCCTGCGCGGCGCACAACCCGACCTATTACGAACGCTTCAAGAAGTGGGCCGACGACTATTTCTACATACCCCATCGCGGCGTGCACCGCGGCGTGGGCGGGATCTTCTACGACCACCTCGAATGCGAGGATTCCGCTGTCGACGAAGGGGCCGCGTTCGACCGCAATCTCGCTTTCACGAAGGACGTGGGCGAGGCTTTCCTCGATATCTTCCCGCGGCTGGTGCGCCGCCGGATGGACAGCGCGTTTACGGCGCAGGACAAGCAGACCCAGCTCGAATGGCGCGGGCGCTATGCCGAGTTCAACCTGGTCTACGACCGCGGCACGCTGTTCGGGCTCAAGACCGGCGGCAATATCGACGCGATCTTGATGAGCCTGCCGCCCGAGGCGGTCTGGAGCTGA
- the tolB gene encoding Tol-Pal system beta propeller repeat protein TolB, with protein sequence MKQSALFVLSLLIAAPLAAQNQDLGQPVLEGGEVETIEEGEGLSGTVSFDGNLDDLGIAIPGFATDRDVATPASSSGTAALGKELARVITADLRNNGLFKPTGPDALPQPSFGEITAPNWSTWSNRGAEMLVHGYVRGRSDDRLTVGCYLYDMALQQELVREGWVVPPADWRRAAHKCADLIYARLTGESPFFDSRIAYIAETGPKDNRTKRLAIMDSDGANHRFITTGRSTALTPRYSPDYKQLVYLSYVDGNPRIYVYDIGTGRQTLVTQSSNPTFAPRWSPDGRWILYSMAVGGNTDIYRVAARGGESQRLTDTPGIDIGGSYSPDGSQIVFESDRSGSQQIYIMNADGTGQRRLSFFGGRAATPEWSPRGDQIAFTHIAGNFNVSVMSPNGRNLRSLTNGWQDEAPTWAPNGRIIQFFRTERNSGKTSLWQVDLTGDNLRRLPTPVDASDPAWGPILP encoded by the coding sequence ATGAAGCAATCAGCCCTGTTCGTCCTATCGCTCCTGATCGCAGCGCCGCTCGCAGCGCAGAACCAGGACCTCGGCCAGCCGGTTCTCGAAGGCGGCGAGGTCGAGACCATCGAAGAGGGCGAAGGCCTTTCGGGAACGGTCAGCTTCGATGGCAATCTCGACGATCTCGGGATCGCGATCCCCGGCTTCGCCACCGATCGCGACGTCGCGACACCGGCGAGTTCATCGGGCACTGCGGCACTGGGCAAGGAGTTGGCGCGCGTCATCACCGCCGATTTGCGCAATAACGGCCTGTTCAAGCCGACCGGCCCCGACGCGTTGCCGCAGCCGAGCTTTGGCGAAATTACTGCCCCCAACTGGTCGACATGGTCCAACCGCGGCGCCGAAATGCTGGTCCATGGCTATGTCCGCGGGCGCAGCGACGATCGGCTGACGGTCGGCTGCTATCTCTACGACATGGCGCTGCAGCAGGAACTGGTCCGCGAAGGCTGGGTGGTCCCGCCGGCCGACTGGCGCCGCGCCGCGCATAAATGCGCCGACCTGATCTATGCGCGCCTGACCGGCGAAAGCCCGTTCTTCGACAGCCGCATCGCTTATATCGCCGAAACCGGCCCCAAGGATAACCGCACCAAGCGGCTCGCGATCATGGATAGCGACGGGGCGAACCACCGCTTCATCACCACCGGCCGCTCGACCGCGCTGACACCGCGCTATTCGCCCGACTACAAGCAGCTGGTCTATCTCAGCTATGTCGACGGCAATCCGCGGATTTATGTCTATGACATCGGTACCGGTCGCCAGACGCTGGTGACGCAAAGCAGCAATCCCACCTTTGCGCCGCGTTGGAGCCCCGACGGACGCTGGATCCTCTATTCGATGGCGGTCGGCGGCAATACCGACATCTACCGCGTTGCCGCGCGGGGCGGGGAAAGCCAGCGGCTGACCGATACGCCGGGGATCGACATCGGCGGGTCCTATTCGCCCGACGGCAGCCAGATCGTGTTCGAAAGCGACCGGTCGGGCAGCCAGCAAATCTACATCATGAATGCCGATGGCACCGGACAGCGCCGCCTGTCCTTCTTCGGCGGACGCGCGGCAACGCCCGAATGGAGCCCGCGCGGCGACCAGATTGCCTTCACGCACATCGCGGGCAATTTCAATGTCTCGGTGATGAGCCCCAATGGCCGCAACCTGCGCTCGCTGACCAATGGCTGGCAGGACGAGGCCCCGACGTGGGCCCCCAATGGCCGCATCATCCAGTTCTTCCGCACCGAGCGAAACAGCGGTAAGACATCGCTGTGGCAGGTCGATCTGACCGGCGACAATCTGCGCCGCCTGCCTACCCCGGTCGATGCGTCGGACCCGGCCTGGGGACCGATCCTGCCGTAA
- the pal gene encoding peptidoglycan-associated lipoprotein Pal yields the protein MNTRVATGLMLASTIALAACQKKAPEELPPPPTETPAPAPAPSGPSVGSQQHFVNAVGQENTVVYFDTDRFNIDAEDQTKLQRQAQYFSQYAQVTFTIEGHCDERGTRDYNLALGERRANAAKNYLVSIGIPANRIRTVSYGKERPVALGSNESAWAQNRRAATITIS from the coding sequence ATGAATACCCGTGTTGCTACCGGCCTGATGCTTGCATCGACCATCGCGCTTGCAGCCTGCCAGAAGAAGGCGCCTGAGGAACTGCCGCCGCCGCCGACCGAAACGCCTGCACCGGCCCCCGCGCCGAGCGGTCCGTCGGTCGGTTCGCAGCAGCATTTCGTCAATGCCGTCGGACAGGAAAATACGGTCGTCTATTTCGATACCGACCGCTTCAATATCGACGCCGAAGACCAGACCAAGCTGCAGCGCCAGGCGCAGTATTTCAGCCAGTATGCGCAGGTGACCTTCACCATCGAAGGTCACTGCGACGAGCGCGGCACGCGCGACTACAACCTCGCGCTGGGTGAACGCCGGGCCAATGCGGCGAAGAACTACCTCGTCTCGATCGGCATCCCGGCAAACCGTATCCGTACGGTGAGCTATGGCAAGGAACGCCCGGTTGCGCTGGGTTCGAACGAATCGGCGTGGGCGCAAAACCGCCGCGCGGCGACGATCACCATCAGCTGA